A DNA window from Sediminitomix flava contains the following coding sequences:
- a CDS encoding TonB-dependent receptor domain-containing protein, translating into MIERKEQTNTYLITIFTLGLIFLSQTGFTQKRNNLSITETYMGYSLQRIFNDLEEKYNLDFIYEKENLSKEMLSPKFFKNMNLEQVIQKLLENTTLNYQVSDGNKILIYPKGEDINKKIQPSRFNFTLRGTIKEEGTNELLPNATVMIESTQKGAVTNIDGHFSVMNVPSDTSQIIVYYLGYLPKRIQLRPFLFNKKNQIEIYLEPDETVLQEVVVEDEGIQQAMKLAQNVGQISVSPQKMASLPSLGERDIFRSMQLLPGVSGSNETSAGLYVRGGTPDQNLILYDGMNIYHVGHFYGFFSAFNPNTIKDVQLYKGGFGAEYGGRVSSVVDITGKNGNTEDFSLTTGLSLLSANATMEIPLGNKASLIVAGRKSYAEILQSGLYQDIFDLNTSTPDEITPPPGAPSGGPDGGGFNRSRQSVEPTFSFYDLNTKLYLHPTEKDVITMSFYHGKDELQNNFDGGGFSFSSQNENSQEWGNYGASMKWGRQWNEKWFSNSSLSYSQYFKDINNLRTMRRPDDDEETTRGFVEYNVLQDLTLRQDNEYQLNASNTLKFGAQVTLNDVNYLYQLNDSLDVVNEDKQGMTTAIYLEDDMKINDKWNLKPGIRTTYYNGTDQWYIEPRLSSTYKITDRWKIKGSWGIYNQYMNQVVRSDVFTGDSEFWLLADDENVSVTKAQHFIGGISYETPKYLFDIEGYYKKLNGLTEYNLYVQRGPETSSEDYDEFFYQGNGVARGLDFLIQKKEGNFTGWLTYTLGQVIYDFDELADRAFYASHDQTHEVKLVTSYKWRKWDFGATWIFATGKPYTAPEGAYDITLPDGNTNTYFVAGQKNINRLPNYHRMDLSATYHFKLGNKTKGDIGMSIFNVYDNDNIWYKEFQIVDEEIVETDVNMLGFTPNVFLTLYF; encoded by the coding sequence ATGATCGAGCGAAAAGAACAGACAAACACCTACCTCATTACCATCTTTACTTTAGGATTAATATTCCTTTCACAAACTGGTTTTACTCAGAAACGAAATAATTTAAGTATTACAGAAACGTATATGGGGTACTCACTTCAACGGATTTTCAATGATCTTGAAGAAAAGTACAACTTAGATTTTATCTATGAAAAAGAGAATTTAAGTAAAGAGATGCTATCGCCCAAGTTTTTTAAAAACATGAATCTTGAGCAGGTGATACAGAAACTACTAGAAAATACTACACTAAACTATCAAGTCTCTGATGGGAATAAAATCTTGATTTATCCAAAAGGAGAAGATATCAATAAAAAAATACAACCATCACGATTCAATTTTACACTTCGAGGAACCATAAAAGAAGAAGGAACCAACGAATTGCTCCCAAATGCTACTGTAATGATTGAGAGTACTCAAAAAGGAGCTGTCACGAATATTGATGGACACTTTTCAGTCATGAATGTCCCTTCAGACACATCTCAAATCATTGTCTATTACCTTGGTTATCTGCCAAAAAGGATTCAACTCCGTCCATTTTTATTTAACAAGAAAAATCAGATTGAAATCTACTTAGAACCTGATGAAACAGTTCTCCAAGAAGTAGTGGTAGAAGATGAAGGTATTCAGCAAGCGATGAAGCTCGCACAAAATGTTGGTCAAATCTCAGTCTCTCCACAAAAAATGGCGAGCCTACCAAGCTTAGGAGAAAGGGATATTTTCCGTTCAATGCAACTCTTACCTGGAGTAAGTGGCAGTAACGAAACCTCAGCAGGATTATATGTTAGAGGAGGAACTCCCGATCAAAACTTAATTCTTTATGATGGGATGAACATCTATCATGTCGGTCATTTTTACGGTTTTTTTAGTGCCTTTAATCCCAATACCATTAAAGATGTTCAGCTCTATAAAGGTGGTTTTGGAGCAGAGTATGGAGGTAGAGTTTCAAGCGTGGTAGACATAACAGGAAAAAATGGTAATACTGAAGACTTTTCACTCACTACCGGGTTAAGCTTACTATCAGCCAATGCAACTATGGAAATTCCTTTAGGTAATAAAGCTTCTTTAATTGTTGCAGGAAGAAAGTCATACGCTGAGATTCTACAATCTGGCTTATACCAAGATATCTTTGATCTGAACACATCTACACCCGATGAAATAACACCACCTCCTGGGGCTCCAAGCGGAGGACCAGATGGCGGTGGTTTCAATAGATCTAGGCAATCCGTAGAGCCTACATTTTCATTCTACGACCTAAATACAAAACTATATTTACACCCTACAGAAAAAGATGTGATCACCATGTCTTTTTACCATGGTAAAGATGAATTACAAAATAATTTTGATGGAGGAGGATTTTCATTTAGTTCTCAAAATGAAAACAGCCAAGAATGGGGTAATTATGGTGCAAGTATGAAATGGGGGCGTCAATGGAATGAAAAATGGTTTAGTAATTCCTCACTTTCTTACTCACAATACTTCAAAGACATTAATAACCTACGCACAATGCGTCGTCCTGATGATGATGAAGAAACCACTAGAGGTTTTGTAGAGTATAATGTACTCCAAGATCTGACACTCAGGCAGGACAACGAATACCAGTTAAATGCATCCAACACCTTGAAATTTGGAGCACAAGTAACCCTAAATGATGTCAATTATTTATATCAGCTTAATGATTCATTAGATGTGGTCAATGAAGATAAACAAGGAATGACAACTGCTATTTATCTTGAAGATGATATGAAAATCAATGATAAATGGAATTTAAAGCCAGGAATCAGAACGACTTACTATAATGGTACGGATCAATGGTATATAGAACCACGTTTATCGAGTACTTACAAAATCACAGACCGTTGGAAAATTAAAGGTTCTTGGGGTATTTACAATCAATACATGAATCAAGTTGTACGTAGTGATGTATTTACCGGTGACTCTGAATTCTGGCTTTTAGCTGATGATGAAAATGTATCTGTGACAAAAGCTCAACATTTCATTGGTGGTATCAGCTATGAAACTCCAAAATACCTTTTTGATATAGAAGGCTATTACAAAAAACTAAATGGGCTTACAGAATATAACCTTTACGTACAAAGAGGTCCTGAAACTAGCTCAGAAGATTACGATGAATTCTTCTATCAAGGAAATGGCGTGGCTAGAGGTCTTGACTTTTTGATTCAAAAAAAAGAAGGAAATTTCACAGGTTGGTTAACCTATACCCTTGGACAAGTAATCTATGATTTTGACGAATTAGCAGACAGAGCGTTCTACGCTTCACATGATCAAACACATGAAGTAAAACTCGTCACAAGTTATAAATGGAGAAAATGGGACTTTGGAGCTACTTGGATTTTTGCGACCGGAAAACCTTATACAGCCCCAGAAGGAGCATACGATATAACTCTTCCCGATGGAAATACCAATACTTATTTTGTAGCTGGGCAGAAAAACATAAACCGCCTACCAAATTATCATAGAATGGATCTTTCAGCAACCTATCATTTCAAACTAGGGAATAAGACCAAAGGGGACATTGGAATGTCAATCTTCAATGTCTATGATAATGACAATATTTGGTATAAAGAATTCCAAATCGTTGATGAAGAGATTGTAGAAACTGATGTAAACATGCTAGGCTTCACTCCAAACGTTTTCCTAACACTCTATTTCTAA
- a CDS encoding DUF4249 family protein, giving the protein MRYLNHILLLLLFACNIDEGVEPLPQIPVVEAFVYTGLPVEDVKVSLPYSYTDSTIGTQYLNDLDIYIEQNENVFLLEKPKGDKYSYSNSAIEVNAGDKLKLYFEYEGKIVSATSIVPNTPSTPNISTQYIQGPKIYGTDETSYWNALDAIELTWENEDVITHSYQILNLEPDTTKLTPLVDESSSFIQEDFPTILTDGTSINIRPEDFPYFSTYQISLLTVTDEYIDFIQSQRENEMNLTPAASNIENGQGIFATFSIWSSEVEVKQTIE; this is encoded by the coding sequence ATGAGATACTTAAACCATATCCTTTTACTCTTACTTTTCGCCTGTAATATTGACGAAGGAGTAGAACCATTACCTCAGATTCCTGTCGTTGAAGCTTTTGTTTATACAGGCTTACCTGTAGAAGATGTCAAAGTCAGTTTACCTTATTCGTATACTGACTCAACTATCGGTACTCAATATCTCAATGATTTAGATATCTATATCGAACAAAACGAAAATGTATTCTTACTAGAAAAACCGAAAGGAGACAAGTATTCTTATTCCAATTCTGCTATTGAAGTTAATGCAGGAGATAAATTAAAACTCTACTTCGAATATGAAGGCAAAATTGTTAGTGCAACTTCAATTGTACCTAACACACCTAGCACTCCGAATATTTCAACGCAATATATTCAAGGTCCGAAGATTTATGGAACCGATGAGACAAGTTATTGGAATGCACTCGACGCTATAGAATTGACATGGGAAAATGAAGATGTTATTACGCATTCATATCAAATTTTAAACTTGGAGCCAGATACAACGAAACTCACTCCACTCGTAGATGAAAGTTCTTCCTTTATCCAAGAAGACTTCCCTACCATACTCACAGACGGCACCTCAATAAATATCCGTCCTGAGGATTTCCCTTATTTTTCAACATATCAAATTAGTTTACTTACAGTCACTGATGAGTACATTGATTTTATTCAAAGTCAAAGAGAGAATGAAATGAATCTCACACCAGCAGCTTCAAATATTGAGAATGGACAAGGAATCTTTGCAACATTTTCAATTTGGTCTTCAGAAGTAGAAGTTAAACAAACAATCGAATAA
- a CDS encoding helix-turn-helix transcriptional regulator, with translation MQEVYEKYLKELKSESGISEEELKDILQQFHPAAQMGIVSNMLFYILNLQTQQYEFVSEYAESVSGFTAEDFLEKGTAILQELLYEKSFKLLTEELFPKMNKVVTELPPELMKEAIFELGYHFKNKKTGELVPITEYSSYAKLDEQGRPILSSGVCLESNTEFEGVSGIVRIKLEKKQEVIFDKKIGYNTLPLTKTEKEIIKLLKEGRSRKEIAELQFVSSHTVGTHIKNIYRKLGVNKIAELLKLIENNPID, from the coding sequence ATGCAAGAAGTCTACGAAAAGTACCTTAAGGAGCTAAAAAGCGAATCGGGGATCAGTGAAGAAGAGCTTAAGGATATTTTACAACAATTCCACCCAGCTGCACAAATGGGAATTGTTTCAAATATGCTTTTTTATATTCTCAATTTACAAACTCAACAATATGAATTCGTAAGTGAATATGCAGAGTCTGTATCTGGGTTTACAGCAGAGGATTTTTTAGAAAAAGGAACAGCAATATTACAGGAGTTACTTTATGAAAAATCCTTTAAACTACTAACCGAAGAGCTTTTTCCCAAAATGAATAAAGTGGTGACAGAATTGCCTCCAGAATTGATGAAAGAAGCAATTTTTGAACTAGGCTATCACTTTAAGAATAAAAAAACAGGAGAACTTGTCCCTATCACAGAATATAGTTCATATGCTAAACTAGACGAACAAGGTCGTCCTATACTTTCTTCGGGTGTTTGTTTAGAATCTAATACAGAATTTGAAGGAGTTAGCGGAATTGTAAGAATTAAACTAGAGAAAAAACAAGAAGTTATCTTTGACAAAAAAATTGGATATAATACTCTACCCCTCACAAAAACTGAGAAAGAGATTATTAAACTTTTAAAAGAAGGACGGTCTAGAAAGGAAATCGCAGAACTTCAGTTTGTATCCTCTCACACAGTTGGAACTCACATTAAAAACATTTATCGAAAGCTGGGAGTGAATAAAATAGCCGAGTTATTAAAGTTAATTGAGAATAATCCTATCGACTAA
- a CDS encoding MBL fold metallo-hydrolase: protein MSKTDIQLIRNASLKISYAGKTFLVDPMLGAKNSMMSFVDPSQNLNPTVDLTLDVKDILEGVDAILLTHAHPDHLDPTAIELLDKNLPIYIQSFDTEGVTNAGFQNIVTVTDSAEFEGVDIARTVGKHGPSHVLEMLGEVSGFVLTATGAPSIYIVGDCLWDSGIEAQLEKHNPDIVITNSGGAIFMGKDRILMDEEETVKVARKLPNAKVIATHIESLDHCQVTRESLAKKAKEEGVEVLIPKDGEVITL from the coding sequence ATGTCAAAAACAGATATTCAATTAATTAGAAATGCTTCACTAAAAATCTCATACGCTGGAAAAACCTTTTTGGTAGACCCTATGCTTGGAGCGAAAAATAGCATGATGTCTTTTGTCGATCCCTCACAAAATTTGAACCCGACAGTTGATCTAACACTGGATGTTAAAGACATTTTGGAAGGAGTAGATGCAATTTTATTAACGCATGCTCATCCAGATCATCTAGACCCAACAGCAATAGAACTTCTTGATAAAAATCTTCCGATTTACATTCAGAGCTTTGATACAGAAGGGGTAACAAATGCAGGTTTCCAAAATATTGTAACTGTTACTGACTCGGCAGAATTTGAAGGTGTGGATATCGCACGAACAGTAGGGAAGCATGGACCTAGCCATGTTTTAGAGATGTTGGGAGAGGTTTCTGGTTTTGTACTAACTGCAACAGGTGCACCGTCTATTTATATAGTTGGAGATTGTTTGTGGGATAGTGGTATCGAAGCGCAGTTAGAAAAGCATAATCCAGATATTGTGATTACAAATTCTGGTGGAGCTATTTTCATGGGGAAAGACAGAATCTTGATGGATGAAGAAGAGACTGTAAAAGTGGCTAGAAAGTTACCGAATGCAAAAGTAATTGCAACGCACATTGAATCTTTAGATCATTGCCAAGTGACAAGAGAAAGCCTAGCTAAAAAAGCGAAGGAAGAGGGAGTAGAGGTTTTAATTCCAAAAGATGGGGAAGTAATCACCCTTTAA
- a CDS encoding AraC family transcriptional regulator — MEHVKFNKTICGVDFLLNILDVNAELKLPDSVQTADFFQIIIVKKGNGELILNGKKISLEDNLIVFISANQRYQWNVDLSTFEASFIVFQEDFLNDFFSDNYFTYRLLYFYQTELPLVLKVANSSMEEYLMKLDEIKAELPKPKSDSAHLIRSILYYLLIILNRRYAETYTVTTTISNDNAAYQFRKLVEKHIRVSQRVEEYARQMEVSRITLNKLIKEQFNVTPTAFIKSRLLFELKQDLLYSSKTVDELAEDFSFSEANHLSRFFKNMTGQSPTAFRLAYQNGRN, encoded by the coding sequence ATGGAACATGTTAAGTTCAATAAAACAATCTGTGGAGTAGATTTCTTATTGAATATTCTAGATGTAAATGCAGAGCTGAAATTACCTGACTCCGTACAAACTGCTGATTTTTTCCAAATCATTATTGTTAAGAAAGGGAATGGCGAACTGATTTTGAATGGGAAGAAAATATCTTTAGAGGATAATCTTATTGTTTTTATTTCTGCAAATCAGCGTTATCAATGGAATGTAGATTTATCAACATTTGAAGCTTCTTTCATTGTCTTTCAAGAAGATTTTTTGAATGATTTCTTTTCCGATAATTACTTTACTTATCGCTTACTCTACTTTTATCAAACTGAGCTTCCACTGGTTTTAAAGGTAGCAAATTCCTCAATGGAAGAGTATCTGATGAAGCTTGACGAGATAAAAGCTGAATTGCCTAAACCTAAAAGCGATAGCGCTCACCTAATCCGTTCGATTCTGTATTACTTACTGATTATTCTTAATCGAAGATATGCAGAAACCTATACTGTAACCACAACAATTTCTAATGATAATGCAGCATATCAGTTCAGAAAGTTAGTAGAAAAACATATTCGAGTAAGTCAGCGAGTAGAAGAATATGCCCGACAGATGGAGGTTAGTCGGATTACGCTGAATAAACTGATCAAAGAACAATTTAATGTAACACCTACAGCTTTTATTAAGTCAAGACTCTTGTTCGAACTGAAGCAAGATTTACTGTATTCAAGTAAAACAGTAGATGAATTAGCAGAGGATTTTTCATTTTCAGAAGCCAATCATCTTTCCCGATTTTTTAAGAATATGACAGGGCAAAGCCCTACTGCTTTTCGTTTAGCTTATCAAAATGGTAGAAATTGA
- a CDS encoding pentapeptide repeat-containing protein has translation MKVFDEETFKGKKFSSEELRGAEFEYCTFINCDFSDQFATSAKFVECTFEQCNLSNLNVSEATLNDVSFLESKLVGVKFSECNSLFLSLSFTSSNLDYCVFSHLKLQKTYFQNCHIHQASFMDCELMESDFSKTELDGTLFENCNLSKANFRTASNFTIDPDINNLKKTKFSSAGLVGLLSKYDLDIR, from the coding sequence ATGAAGGTTTTTGATGAGGAAACATTTAAGGGGAAAAAGTTTAGTTCTGAAGAATTAAGAGGAGCTGAATTTGAGTATTGTACATTTATCAATTGTGATTTTTCAGATCAGTTTGCTACTTCTGCTAAGTTTGTAGAATGTACTTTTGAACAGTGCAATTTGTCGAACTTAAATGTCTCTGAAGCTACATTAAATGATGTTTCTTTCTTGGAAAGTAAATTGGTAGGCGTGAAATTTTCGGAATGTAATTCGCTATTCTTATCACTTTCTTTTACTAGTTCAAACCTTGATTACTGTGTATTCAGTCACTTGAAATTACAAAAGACCTATTTCCAAAATTGCCATATTCATCAAGCCTCTTTTATGGATTGCGAGTTGATGGAGTCTGATTTTTCAAAAACAGAACTTGATGGGACGTTATTTGAAAACTGCAATTTGAGTAAAGCGAATTTTAGAACGGCTTCTAATTTTACCATTGATCCAGATATCAATAACCTGAAAAAAACGAAATTTAGCTCGGCAGGGCTTGTTGGCTTATTGAGTAAGTATGATTTGGATATCCGATAA
- a CDS encoding DUF4175 family protein, protein MEEIVLQHLHKLKRNWRLGIAFRSVLLSITLYFFVQTLNELFWVDQLWIQLAGGISALALLIGRFIQKDFFGKGYAEIFRYLNQQYPSFEHSAELLISDTDSVLERLQKDKVEAYFMENKAFIRLPFRFRISMLSLGLFVMVMGASFTLKPLAEVPSFEKETWINSSVTAKDFPQLEGIEINVLPPSYTKLSTTKDTNGNLNILEGSQVTWNAKFSSLPQKVQLVFDQKEQLPFRQNGDFFQGEKRMYAPSVYQLKYENDSIVQTSRNFLIQVKADEKPKVTLLGLEAFTQVDYQSNFELELQAKASDDFGIVEAKLMLTLSRGEGESVKFREVPLPLEGFRKGDKDQKLSSILNFDALKAETGDELYLQFWAKDNKPKGQWAKTDVYIISIKDPNKEQLTFQGGLAVDVMPEYFRSQRQIIIDTKKLIAEKASLSDQEFKERSNSIAADQKILRLRYGKFLGEEAVTVIGPMDEGDGHDKHEGKVTEKGHEHETPEEHAAHFGRKYHDHSAHATDDKEKVTEKGHEHETPEEHAAHAGHDHPGHPGHEEEIGADEKEFGEVGAEIEPYFHNHDHSDVSTFFDNALKSLLKAALAQMWDAELQLRLATPKKAIPFEEKALEYIKEIQKRSRIYVERVGFSPPPLKVAEKRLSGELYELKSRSSTQKAVSKQAKSVLADGVLLLQSEHWKNVGFSADEIILLRQVGNELSEKLLTESPSKLTSLDPLLSLIEENGLSKHQKLDTEKVLETIIQTMESATKAPTKLRGKESKLLEAYYKQL, encoded by the coding sequence ATGGAGGAAATAGTATTACAACATTTACATAAGCTAAAGCGAAATTGGCGATTAGGAATAGCATTCCGTTCAGTCCTATTGAGTATAACGCTGTATTTTTTCGTTCAAACATTGAATGAATTGTTTTGGGTTGATCAATTATGGATTCAACTGGCAGGAGGAATAAGTGCTTTGGCTTTATTGATTGGAAGATTCATTCAGAAAGACTTTTTTGGAAAGGGCTATGCAGAAATTTTCCGCTATTTAAATCAGCAATATCCTTCATTTGAACATAGTGCCGAGCTACTTATTTCTGATACTGATTCGGTATTGGAAAGACTGCAAAAAGACAAAGTTGAAGCTTATTTTATGGAGAATAAGGCTTTCATTCGTCTGCCGTTCCGATTCAGAATTTCAATGCTGAGTTTAGGACTTTTTGTAATGGTTATGGGGGCTTCTTTTACCCTAAAGCCTTTAGCTGAAGTGCCATCTTTTGAAAAAGAGACATGGATTAATTCGAGTGTGACAGCTAAAGATTTTCCACAGTTAGAAGGGATAGAAATCAATGTTCTTCCGCCTAGTTATACAAAGCTTTCTACAACGAAAGACACAAATGGGAATCTGAATATCTTGGAAGGAAGTCAAGTGACTTGGAATGCGAAGTTTTCAAGTTTACCTCAGAAGGTTCAGCTTGTTTTTGACCAGAAAGAACAATTGCCTTTTAGGCAGAATGGTGATTTTTTTCAAGGAGAAAAGAGAATGTATGCTCCTTCAGTTTATCAGTTGAAATATGAAAATGATTCCATAGTTCAGACTTCTCGTAACTTTTTGATTCAAGTGAAAGCGGATGAAAAGCCTAAAGTCACTTTGCTGGGTTTAGAAGCCTTTACACAAGTCGATTATCAATCAAACTTTGAACTAGAACTACAAGCAAAAGCCTCAGATGACTTCGGTATTGTAGAAGCAAAATTAATGCTTACACTTTCGAGAGGAGAAGGGGAGTCTGTTAAGTTTAGAGAAGTGCCTTTACCTTTGGAGGGATTCCGAAAAGGGGATAAGGATCAAAAGCTATCTTCCATCTTGAATTTTGATGCTCTAAAGGCTGAAACAGGGGATGAATTGTATCTGCAATTTTGGGCAAAAGACAATAAGCCCAAAGGACAGTGGGCAAAAACGGATGTCTATATCATTTCTATCAAAGACCCGAACAAAGAACAGCTGACTTTTCAAGGTGGATTGGCAGTAGATGTGATGCCCGAATATTTCAGATCTCAACGTCAGATTATTATTGATACAAAGAAGCTAATTGCTGAAAAAGCCTCATTATCTGATCAAGAATTTAAAGAGCGTAGCAATAGTATTGCGGCAGATCAGAAGATTTTACGACTGCGTTATGGAAAGTTTTTGGGGGAAGAAGCCGTAACGGTAATCGGACCTATGGATGAGGGAGATGGTCATGATAAACATGAGGGAAAGGTAACAGAAAAAGGTCACGAACATGAAACACCTGAAGAGCATGCCGCACATTTTGGGCGTAAATACCATGATCATTCGGCTCATGCAACTGATGATAAAGAAAAAGTGACAGAAAAGGGACATGAGCATGAAACACCTGAGGAACATGCTGCACATGCTGGTCATGATCATCCTGGTCATCCTGGTCATGAAGAAGAAATAGGTGCAGATGAGAAGGAATTCGGGGAAGTTGGGGCAGAAATAGAACCTTATTTTCATAATCATGATCATTCAGATGTCTCTACATTCTTTGACAATGCACTGAAGTCTTTGTTGAAAGCCGCGCTCGCTCAGATGTGGGATGCTGAGCTTCAACTTCGATTAGCGACTCCAAAGAAAGCCATTCCATTTGAAGAAAAAGCACTCGAATACATCAAGGAAATTCAGAAACGCTCCCGTATTTATGTGGAACGAGTTGGTTTTTCTCCGCCTCCACTTAAGGTTGCAGAAAAGCGATTAAGTGGCGAATTATATGAATTGAAATCAAGGTCTAGCACTCAGAAAGCTGTCTCCAAGCAAGCGAAGTCTGTTTTAGCAGACGGGGTTTTGCTTTTGCAAAGTGAGCATTGGAAGAATGTCGGTTTTTCAGCTGATGAAATCATTCTATTAAGACAAGTCGGGAATGAATTATCTGAAAAGCTATTGACAGAAAGTCCTTCAAAATTGACAAGCCTTGATCCGCTCCTAAGTCTGATTGAGGAAAACGGACTTTCAAAGCATCAGAAGTTGGACACTGAAAAAGTCTTAGAGACTATTATACAAACGATGGAATCAGCTACAAAAGCTCCAACAAAGCTAAGAGGGAAGGAATCTAAACTTTTGGAAGCTTATTACAAACAGCTTTAG
- a CDS encoding BatA domain-containing protein, which translates to MFQHNTYLWGLSLILIPLLIHLWYRKQGKEIPFGSVRLLMEDKFAKISRLKFNERRLFLLRSAIVMSLIFLIAIPKFPPFQWQQTSNRINLLEAQVSADLAKEFDENQTIILWQKDEIFQRSEAEVKTHTIWQALKMLDREYPQLDTVAVYVRARKQFFEGNTPKLSFHTQWHWIGEKESVRSLVGVFQEKEQVRVWWSEGDENVQNLSSEGFTFEKPYLWSVGGDTLKAVLDAQGNWQLMFKDDKVALEQKPKLKLKVHAAKSYSFEKRRVEAALKAIEAQKLITIQQTDSVADWHIYLGRKATNSHQNSFSILHHKSGLKHIQFEGEGGEWTLSYDAREAKAVIDFEEQLPSILLKLLMADYLNEEAISKADVRHLSEKEKEKIEQLIPIEKQRSVNKNMQIWLWWLVFILIGVERYLAIRKG; encoded by the coding sequence TTGTTCCAACATAACACATATCTCTGGGGACTTAGTCTCATTCTTATTCCTTTGTTGATCCATTTATGGTACCGTAAACAAGGGAAGGAGATCCCATTTGGGAGTGTACGACTTCTGATGGAGGATAAGTTTGCGAAGATTAGTCGACTCAAATTCAATGAAAGAAGACTTTTTTTACTTCGTTCTGCGATTGTCATGAGTCTTATTTTTCTGATAGCCATACCCAAATTCCCACCTTTTCAGTGGCAACAAACGAGCAATCGAATAAACCTTTTGGAAGCTCAAGTTTCAGCTGATTTAGCTAAAGAATTTGATGAAAATCAGACTATCATTCTTTGGCAAAAGGACGAAATATTCCAACGCTCGGAAGCGGAAGTAAAGACGCATACGATTTGGCAAGCATTAAAAATGCTAGACCGCGAGTATCCACAGCTTGATACTGTAGCGGTTTATGTGAGGGCTCGTAAGCAATTTTTTGAAGGGAATACACCTAAGCTTAGCTTTCATACCCAATGGCATTGGATAGGCGAAAAGGAGTCTGTGAGATCATTAGTTGGTGTATTTCAAGAAAAAGAACAAGTCAGAGTTTGGTGGTCGGAAGGTGATGAAAATGTACAAAATCTTAGTTCAGAGGGTTTCACTTTTGAAAAACCTTATCTATGGTCTGTAGGAGGTGACACCTTAAAGGCAGTATTGGATGCTCAAGGAAATTGGCAATTGATGTTCAAAGATGATAAAGTCGCTTTAGAGCAGAAGCCTAAACTTAAGCTTAAAGTCCATGCTGCAAAATCTTATTCTTTTGAAAAAAGGCGAGTTGAAGCGGCGCTCAAGGCGATTGAAGCACAAAAACTAATAACGATTCAACAGACAGATAGCGTAGCCGATTGGCATATCTATTTAGGGCGAAAAGCAACTAACTCTCATCAAAACTCCTTTTCCATTTTGCATCATAAAAGCGGATTGAAACATATACAATTCGAAGGAGAAGGAGGTGAATGGACATTGTCTTATGATGCACGAGAAGCAAAAGCCGTTATCGATTTTGAGGAACAGCTTCCGAGTATTTTACTAAAACTCTTGATGGCTGATTACCTAAATGAAGAAGCCATTTCAAAAGCAGATGTAAGGCATTTATCTGAGAAGGAAAAAGAAAAGATTGAGCAGTTGATTCCAATTGAAAAGCAGCGATCGGTGAATAAGAATATGCAGATTTGGTTATGGTGGCTTGTATTTATCCTAATTGGTGTAGAACGTTATTTGGCAATTCGAAAAGGCTAG